A genomic segment from Streptomyces antibioticus encodes:
- a CDS encoding DUF397 domain-containing protein, giving the protein MPRLTWQKSSFSGGGKGNCVELAASGSSLVHLRESDHPRDTTATTPHALAHLLRAVKRGGLRS; this is encoded by the coding sequence ATGCCCCGACTCACCTGGCAGAAGTCCTCGTTCAGCGGCGGCGGCAAGGGCAACTGCGTCGAGCTGGCCGCGTCGGGCTCGTCTCTCGTCCACCTCCGTGAGAGCGACCACCCCCGCGACACGACCGCCACCACACCCCACGCCCTCGCACACCTCCTCCGCGCGGTCAAGCGCGGCGGCCTCCGGAGCTGA
- a CDS encoding trypco2 family protein — protein sequence MIELADMIRELRTQLSTALADGEGEALRFELGPVEIEASVAVTREAGADAKVRLWVIDAGASGRYGHAETQRITLTLTPRTATAPSGTVLITGEESPTER from the coding sequence ATGATCGAACTCGCCGACATGATCCGCGAGTTGAGAACCCAACTGAGCACGGCCCTGGCGGACGGCGAGGGCGAGGCGCTCCGCTTCGAACTCGGCCCGGTCGAGATCGAGGCGTCCGTCGCGGTGACCCGCGAGGCGGGGGCCGACGCGAAGGTACGCCTCTGGGTGATCGACGCGGGCGCCTCCGGCCGGTACGGCCACGCGGAGACCCAGCGGATCACCCTCACCCTGACCCCCAGAACGGCAACGGCCCCGTCCGGCACGGTCCTGATCACGGGCGAGGAGTCCCCGACGGAACGCTGA
- a CDS encoding glycoside hydrolase family 18 protein has protein sequence MSTHRRRVSGRNKVIGGAVAAAVVGGAVVLVTGTAQAAGVGAAYTRTSDWSTGYTAQYVVTNNSGATKGDWKLEFDLPAGAKLGSLWNAGSKVSGQHITVGPPSWDTDGLAAGESVTVGFVVNGTADPVGCRIDGTSCSADGGATPEPSGRPTTAPSPSASPSASASASASPSVSASPSTGASPSSGGTPTGGTGTTASAGFAPFVDTSLYPAFDLLAHTAATGVKEYNLAFVTDGGGCTPKWGGVTDLASDGVASQIGALRAKGGDVRVSFGGAAGSELATTCSSVDALTAAYTKVVDAYGLTKVDFDVEGGALPNAAANTRRAQAIARLQRSHPGLDVSYTLPVMPEGLTQDGVSLLADAKANGVGIATVNIMAMDYGPAYSGDMGTYAEQAATATQAQVKSVLGLSESAAWKTVAVTPMIGVNDVVTEIFTVEDATQLVAFAKAKGLGWLSMWSVTRDKQCPGGTKNQADATCSSILQSDSAFAKAFAAYK, from the coding sequence ATGAGTACGCACCGGCGCAGGGTCAGTGGTCGGAACAAGGTGATCGGCGGGGCGGTCGCCGCGGCGGTGGTCGGCGGCGCGGTCGTCCTCGTGACCGGGACCGCGCAGGCGGCCGGGGTCGGGGCGGCGTACACCAGGACGAGCGACTGGTCGACCGGGTACACCGCGCAGTACGTCGTCACCAACAACAGCGGTGCGACCAAGGGCGATTGGAAGCTGGAGTTCGATCTGCCGGCCGGGGCGAAGCTCGGCTCTCTCTGGAACGCCGGGTCGAAGGTCAGCGGACAGCACATCACCGTGGGCCCGCCGTCCTGGGACACCGACGGGCTCGCCGCCGGGGAGTCGGTCACCGTCGGGTTCGTCGTCAACGGCACGGCGGATCCGGTCGGTTGCCGGATCGACGGCACGTCGTGTTCGGCGGACGGCGGCGCCACGCCCGAGCCCAGCGGCAGGCCGACGACGGCACCCTCCCCGAGCGCGAGCCCCAGTGCCAGCGCCAGCGCCAGCGCCAGTCCGAGTGTGAGCGCGAGCCCGAGCACCGGCGCGAGCCCCAGTTCCGGCGGGACCCCCACCGGCGGCACCGGCACGACCGCCTCCGCCGGCTTCGCGCCGTTCGTCGACACCTCCCTCTACCCGGCCTTCGACCTGCTCGCGCACACGGCGGCGACCGGCGTGAAGGAGTACAACCTCGCCTTCGTCACCGACGGCGGCGGCTGCACACCGAAGTGGGGCGGGGTCACCGACCTCGCGAGCGACGGCGTCGCCTCCCAGATCGGCGCGCTGCGCGCCAAGGGCGGTGACGTCCGGGTCTCCTTCGGCGGCGCGGCCGGCTCCGAACTGGCCACCACCTGCTCCTCGGTGGACGCGCTGACGGCGGCGTACACCAAGGTCGTGGACGCCTACGGGCTGACCAAGGTCGACTTCGACGTCGAGGGCGGCGCGCTGCCGAACGCCGCGGCGAACACCCGCCGCGCCCAGGCCATCGCCCGGCTCCAGCGCAGCCACCCCGGCCTCGACGTCTCCTACACCCTCCCGGTGATGCCCGAGGGGCTGACCCAGGACGGCGTGAGCCTGCTCGCCGACGCGAAGGCCAACGGCGTGGGGATCGCCACCGTCAACATCATGGCGATGGACTACGGCCCGGCGTACAGCGGGGACATGGGCACGTACGCGGAGCAGGCCGCCACCGCGACGCAGGCGCAGGTCAAGAGCGTGCTCGGGCTGAGCGAGAGCGCGGCGTGGAAGACCGTCGCGGTGACCCCGATGATCGGCGTGAACGACGTCGTCACCGAGATATTCACGGTCGAGGACGCCACCCAGCTCGTCGCGTTCGCCAAGGCCAAGGGGCTCGGCTGGCTGTCGATGTGGTCGGTCACCCGGGACAAGCAGTGCCCGGGCGGCACCAAGAACCAGGCCGACGCCACGTGCAGCTCGATCCTCCAGAGCGACTCCGCCTTCGCGAAGGCGTTCGCCGCCTACAAGTGA
- a CDS encoding sensor histidine kinase, with protein MRWALVKVCLAVTAMVVVAFAVPLGLVIKEMARDRAFSNAEREAAVVVPALSITTDREQLERVVASAGSDDGMAVHIPAGDGRGAVDLGRQRAADADIAAVRKLGRASTAEVPGGSALLQPVALSLGTVVIEVFVPESAVSNGVATAWAVLAAVGAGLVVGSVAVADRLGVRMVQPAQRLVEGAHELGEGKLGARVPEEGPNELRLAAVAFNSMADQVVQLLANERELAADLSHRLRTPLTVLRLNAASLGDSPAAEQTRTAVAQLEREVDTIIRTAREAKPQTAAAGPGAGCDAAEVVRERMAFWSALAEDEGRKVRLAGVDRPVRIPVARADLAAALDALLGNVFRHTPEGTAFAVDVHNGDDAVIVLVSDAGPGIPDPETAMARGRGSGAAGSTGLGLDIVRRLAESTGGDVRIGSSVLGGTEIRLWLQLDGREPVRRGHRGAMRRRRRAAAAG; from the coding sequence ATGAGATGGGCCCTGGTCAAGGTCTGCCTGGCGGTCACCGCGATGGTCGTGGTCGCCTTCGCGGTGCCGCTCGGTCTGGTCATCAAGGAGATGGCCCGCGACCGCGCGTTCTCCAACGCCGAGCGGGAGGCGGCGGTCGTGGTCCCGGCGCTGTCCATCACCACCGACCGCGAGCAGTTGGAGCGGGTCGTGGCCTCGGCCGGCTCGGACGACGGGATGGCGGTGCACATCCCGGCGGGTGACGGCCGGGGCGCCGTCGACCTCGGCCGGCAGCGCGCCGCCGACGCCGACATCGCCGCCGTACGGAAGCTGGGCCGGGCCTCCACGGCCGAGGTGCCCGGCGGGTCCGCGCTGCTCCAGCCGGTCGCGCTCAGCCTCGGCACGGTCGTGATCGAGGTGTTCGTCCCCGAGTCCGCCGTGAGCAACGGCGTGGCCACGGCCTGGGCCGTACTCGCGGCCGTCGGGGCGGGCCTGGTGGTCGGCTCGGTCGCGGTCGCCGACCGGCTGGGGGTGCGGATGGTCCAGCCGGCCCAGCGCCTGGTCGAGGGCGCGCACGAACTGGGGGAGGGCAAGCTCGGGGCGCGGGTGCCGGAGGAGGGGCCGAACGAACTGCGGCTGGCGGCCGTGGCGTTCAACTCGATGGCCGACCAGGTGGTCCAGCTCCTGGCGAACGAACGGGAGCTGGCGGCGGACCTGTCCCACCGGCTGCGCACCCCGCTGACCGTGCTCCGGCTGAACGCGGCCTCGCTCGGCGACTCCCCGGCCGCCGAGCAGACCAGGACCGCGGTCGCCCAGTTGGAGCGCGAGGTCGACACCATCATCCGTACGGCCCGGGAGGCCAAGCCGCAGACGGCGGCGGCCGGACCCGGCGCCGGGTGCGACGCGGCCGAGGTGGTCCGGGAGCGGATGGCGTTCTGGTCGGCGCTCGCGGAGGACGAGGGCCGCAAGGTGCGTCTGGCCGGGGTGGACCGTCCGGTGCGCATACCCGTGGCCCGCGCCGATCTGGCCGCCGCGCTGGACGCCCTGCTCGGCAATGTCTTCCGGCACACCCCGGAGGGCACCGCCTTCGCGGTCGACGTGCACAACGGCGACGACGCGGTGATCGTCCTGGTGTCCGACGCGGGTCCCGGCATCCCCGACCCCGAGACGGCGATGGCGCGCGGCCGGGGTTCGGGCGCCGCCGGCTCGACAGGGCTGGGCCTGGACATCGTGCGCCGCCTCGCCGAGTCCACCGGCGGTGACGTCCGGATCGGCTCGTCGGTCCTCGGCGGCACGGAGATACGCCTGTGGCTCCAGCTCGACGGCCGCGAGCCGGTCCGCAGGGGGCACCGGGGTGCGATGCGCAGACGGAGACGGGCGGCGGCGGCCGGGTGA
- a CDS encoding response regulator transcription factor: MASVLVVEDDQFVRSALIRHLTDASHTVRSVGTALEALREVAHFRFDVVVLDLGLPDLDGSEALKMLRSITDVPVIIATARDDETEIVRLLNAGADDYLTKPFSVEHLSARMAAVLRRSRSAAGEAPPSSVIRVGGLTVDPLRRQAELDGARLDLTRREFDLLAFLAGRPGVVVPRRELLAEVWQQSYGDDQTIDVHLSWLRRKLGETAARPRYLHTLRGVGVKLEPPAEAGWAG, translated from the coding sequence ATGGCAAGTGTGCTCGTGGTCGAGGACGACCAGTTCGTACGCTCGGCGCTCATCCGGCATCTGACCGACGCCTCGCACACCGTGCGCAGCGTCGGGACAGCCCTGGAGGCGCTGCGCGAGGTCGCCCATTTCCGTTTCGACGTGGTCGTCCTGGACCTCGGACTGCCCGACCTGGACGGCTCCGAGGCGTTGAAGATGCTGCGCAGCATCACCGACGTCCCGGTCATCATCGCGACCGCGCGCGACGACGAGACGGAGATCGTCCGCCTGCTCAACGCGGGCGCGGACGACTACCTGACCAAGCCGTTCTCGGTGGAGCACCTGTCGGCGAGGATGGCGGCCGTGCTCCGCCGCTCCCGCTCCGCCGCCGGCGAGGCCCCGCCCTCCTCGGTCATCCGGGTCGGCGGTCTGACGGTCGATCCGCTGCGCCGTCAGGCCGAGCTGGACGGCGCCCGACTCGACCTGACCCGGCGCGAGTTCGACCTCCTGGCGTTCCTCGCCGGCCGGCCCGGGGTGGTCGTGCCGCGCCGGGAACTGCTGGCCGAGGTGTGGCAGCAGTCCTACGGCGACGACCAGACCATCGACGTCCATCTGTCCTGGCTGCGCCGGAAACTGGGCGAGACGGCGGCCCGGCCGCGCTATCTGCACACCCTGCGGGGTGTCGGCGTGAAGCTGGAGCCGCCGGCGGAAGCGGGGTGGGCGGGATGA
- a CDS encoding spermidine synthase — translation MGKSRSSSRRERDRERDAAAAAPEAVDGGSARFVPDPDRARAWTLLIDDAPQSHVDLDDPAHLSFEYQRRLGHVIDLTAPPGRPLHVVHLGGGAFTLARYVAATRPRSTQQVVERDAALVRLVRERLPLDPGARIRVRSLDAREGLGKIPDGWADLVISDVFSGARTPAHLTSVEFLDEVRRTLKPGGTYAANLADGPPLAHLRGQIATAAARFAELALVADPTVLRGKRFGNAVLVASDLPLPVAELTRRAASDPHPGRVEHGRALTDFTGGAVPVTDASAVASPAPPPSVFR, via the coding sequence ATGGGAAAGTCCAGGAGCAGCAGCCGGCGTGAGCGGGACCGTGAGCGGGACGCCGCGGCCGCCGCCCCCGAGGCCGTCGACGGCGGGTCGGCGCGGTTCGTGCCCGATCCGGACCGGGCGCGGGCCTGGACACTGCTCATCGACGACGCGCCGCAGTCGCACGTCGACCTCGACGACCCGGCCCATCTCTCCTTCGAGTACCAGCGCCGCCTCGGTCATGTCATCGACCTCACCGCACCGCCCGGCCGCCCCCTGCACGTCGTGCACCTCGGCGGCGGCGCCTTCACCCTGGCCCGCTACGTCGCCGCCACCCGGCCCCGCTCCACCCAGCAGGTCGTCGAGCGGGACGCCGCGCTCGTGCGGCTCGTGCGCGAACGGCTGCCGCTGGACCCCGGCGCGCGGATCCGGGTGCGCTCCCTCGACGCGCGGGAGGGGCTCGGCAAGATCCCGGACGGCTGGGCCGACCTCGTCATATCCGATGTGTTCAGCGGCGCCCGCACCCCCGCCCACCTCACCTCCGTCGAGTTCCTCGACGAGGTCCGCAGAACCCTGAAGCCGGGCGGCACTTACGCCGCCAACCTCGCGGACGGCCCACCGCTCGCACATCTGCGCGGCCAGATCGCCACCGCCGCCGCCCGGTTCGCCGAACTGGCACTGGTCGCCGACCCGACGGTGCTCCGGGGGAAACGGTTCGGCAACGCGGTCCTCGTCGCCTCCGACCTGCCGCTGCCGGTCGCGGAACTGACCCGCAGGGCCGCCTCCGACCCGCACCCCGGCCGCGTCGAACACGGCCGGGCGCTCACCGACTTCACCGGCGGGGCGGTACCGGTGACGGACGCGTCGGCGGTCGCTTCCCCGGCGCCACCGCCGTCGGTGTTCCGCTGA
- a CDS encoding histidine phosphatase family protein — MAPRILLARHGQTEWSLSGKHTGRTDVPLLEEGRRGAKLLGERLHRAPFDGLDDVEIRTSPLARARETCELAGFGERADTWDTLMEWDYGAYEGMTPAEIQAVRPGWLIWRDGVPEGESLAEVTARADEVVAWARSADRDVLVFAHGHILRSIGARWLGLPLDFAARIRLNPTSLSVLGWAYGEPAVESWNDLGHLAG; from the coding sequence ATGGCACCGCGCATCCTGCTGGCCCGGCACGGACAGACGGAGTGGTCGCTGTCCGGCAAGCACACCGGCAGGACCGACGTGCCGCTCCTGGAGGAGGGCCGCCGGGGAGCGAAACTGCTCGGCGAACGGCTGCACCGGGCGCCGTTCGACGGCCTGGACGACGTCGAGATACGCACCAGCCCGCTGGCACGCGCGCGGGAGACGTGCGAGCTGGCGGGCTTCGGTGAGCGCGCCGACACCTGGGACACGCTCATGGAGTGGGACTACGGCGCCTACGAGGGCATGACCCCCGCCGAGATCCAGGCGGTCCGGCCGGGCTGGCTGATCTGGCGCGACGGCGTCCCCGAGGGCGAGTCCCTCGCCGAGGTCACCGCCCGCGCGGACGAGGTCGTGGCCTGGGCGCGGTCCGCCGACCGGGACGTGCTGGTCTTCGCCCACGGGCACATCCTCAGGTCGATCGGGGCGCGGTGGCTGGGACTGCCGCTGGACTTCGCGGCCCGGATCCGGCTGAACCCGACCTCGCTGTCCGTCCTGGGCTGGGCGTACGGCGAGCCGGCCGTCGAGAGCTGGAACGACCTGGGACACCTCGCGGGCTGA
- a CDS encoding phosphatase PAP2 family protein, with the protein MPQTETPGTEAAPRTRLRWWTELPLILLVYACYSAGRLLARGDVTTAVDHGLAILRFEKALYLNAEHPLNRLFTREAWLGVPADFWYASLHYVVTPAILVWLFRSRAEIYRAARTWLMTSTFIGLIGFTLLPTCPPRLLAESHGFVDTMAQYSSYGWWGGEASAPRGMGGMTNQYAAMPSLHVGWALWCGVILWRHGGTRLAKTAAIVYPLVTTIVVMGTANHYFLDAAAGAAVMGVGLLLAPLVMRAADRVKAAFAARSTTAGAVAVPPVPADSLGASASIVSGGCQTSTGERIPRQRDSGFGSGTEPGASPSDAGDGAPAAAR; encoded by the coding sequence TTGCCGCAGACCGAGACACCGGGCACCGAGGCGGCCCCACGCACCCGGCTGCGCTGGTGGACCGAGCTGCCGTTGATCCTGCTGGTGTACGCCTGCTACTCGGCGGGCCGGCTGCTGGCGCGGGGCGACGTGACGACCGCCGTCGACCACGGCCTGGCGATCCTGCGCTTCGAGAAGGCGCTGTACCTCAACGCCGAGCATCCGCTGAACCGCCTGTTCACACGCGAGGCGTGGCTCGGCGTCCCGGCCGACTTCTGGTACGCCTCGCTGCACTACGTGGTCACCCCGGCGATCCTGGTCTGGCTGTTCCGCTCGCGCGCGGAGATATACCGGGCGGCCCGCACCTGGCTGATGACGTCGACCTTCATAGGTCTGATCGGCTTCACCCTGCTGCCGACCTGCCCGCCCCGGCTGCTGGCCGAGAGCCACGGCTTCGTGGACACGATGGCCCAGTACAGCTCGTACGGCTGGTGGGGCGGCGAGGCGAGCGCCCCGCGCGGGATGGGCGGCATGACCAACCAGTACGCGGCGATGCCGAGTCTGCACGTGGGCTGGGCGCTGTGGTGCGGTGTGATCCTGTGGCGGCACGGCGGCACCCGGCTGGCGAAGACCGCCGCGATCGTGTACCCGCTGGTGACGACGATCGTGGTGATGGGCACCGCCAACCACTACTTCCTCGACGCGGCCGCGGGCGCGGCCGTGATGGGCGTCGGCCTGCTGCTGGCCCCGCTCGTGATGCGCGCGGCCGACCGGGTCAAGGCGGCCTTCGCGGCCCGCTCCACGACCGCCGGTGCCGTCGCCGTACCGCCGGTCCCGGCGGACTCCCTGGGCGCATCCGCCTCGATTGTCAGTGGCGGATGCCAGACTTCCACGGGTGAGCGAATTCCACGGCAGCGCGACTCAGGGTTCGGGTCCGGAACCGAACCCGGTGCCTCCCCCTCGGACGCGGGGGACGGCGCTCCGGCAGCGGCTCGCTGA